GATGGGGTAGCCTCCGCCACGTGTCCTCTTTCCCTTTTGTTTCTGAGCCCTCACCACACAGGCCTGGAGGAAACGTGCGTGTGCATATTTTTGCCTGCGCTGtttgcatgcgtgtgtgtgtgtgtgtgtgtgtgtgtgtgtgtacacgtgcgggccctgctctgcctctgtgtgtgtgtgtgtgtgtgtgtgtgtgtgtgtgtgttatgtgcgCATATATGTGCACAGGGGCAGGCAGACCCATCTGGGCCTGTGTCTGGGTGTGCCATGGTGTAAGTGCGGGCGccctgggcacatgcctgtgcAGGTGTGACTGCAGGGATGGTGTGTGACCAGGAGCCGTGGTGTGAGGGTGCACACAGCCCCTGCCAGGCCTCTAAAGGGAGGGACCTGGCCTCACGCCCCAGCCCTGAAGCCCACCTTCCGGGATCCTCCTGGGAACAAGCCAAGCCACGTGGGAGCTGGGGGCAACGGGGCTAGGCTGGCTGGGCAGAAGGCTGGGACCTCCAGGGACCCCATGTGGCAGATGTCTCCACAAAGGCAGCCACATCCAGCTGCCACGGCTGATGCGTGGTGTGTGCtggacacacacctccccctaAAAACGCCGTCATCAGCTCAGCGTGGCTGGGGTGGGCCAGGGCACCAGGCATCCTAGTGGCCACCATAGCTGCTGGGCTGAGACGGTCTgagctgcccacagcccaggctgcacccctcgTGTGGATAGAAACTCCTCCGtcttggggtgtctgtgtggctgTGCCAGGGGCAGGGTTACCCCTTCAGGGCCCTCCCCATCTCTCACTGCCCGCAGCACTCCCACTCTGAGAGCCCACAGCTTAAAAAAGAGCTCTTTATTCCACATTGCCCAATATTTTtacacaagtaaaataaaatgcatttttctgtATATCGCGGGCCGGCGGGAGGCAGTGTTCTGGAACAAACACCGCCGCTGCTCCCTGTAAACATGATGGAgtggagatgggggtgggtggaaggCGTCCATCAGGGAGGGCCTGGCTGCCCCTCGGGCCTGGCTGCCCCTCGGGCCTGCTCCCGGTGCTGGCTGGCGGCATGGAGGGGGCCCCGTATGTACACACCCCTGGCTGCTGAGGCAGGCCTGGCTCTCAGTCGGGGGCTGGTCAGCAGGGCCTGAGCACGGTCCACAGCACCAGCGCCAGGCCAAGGGGGGCGAGGCTGCAGGCGAGGCCGGGAAGGGCCCCCGAGCCCTCTGCATCGCCAGCgccactgcccccactgcccgccTGGCCCAGGCGGCACTGGCTGCGGGTACGGTTCTTCCGGGAGCAGCCTGGCCTCCGGCGAGGCCCCAtggtgggggggcctgggggctcAGAGCCCTGGGGCCGCAGTGCGGTGAGCGGGGGCTCGGCCGAGCCAGGCAGGGTCCCAAAGGGGGAGTCGTTGATGTGCCTCGGGCCAGAGCTGTTGCCTGGAGGGCTGTCACCGGGCGGCACACGTCCCTTGAGCGCATTGCCAGCCGAGGCCGGACTACCGGCCTCCAGCACCGAGGCCTTGTCCGCGGCGTCCGGCTGGCAGCACTTGGGGAGCCCCAGCAGCTGCTCGTCGGCAGGCCCGCCAGTCCAGATAGCACGGGAAGGCCCGGCGGCCGTGGCGCAGCCTTCCAGGTCAGGGGCCGCCAGGCGCTTGAGGTCTCGGCCAGCCAGGCGGCGGGGCAGGCTGCAGGGCAGCTCGGACGAGGAGCCGCGGAACTGCTGCAGCCAGGCCCAGAGCGGGCGCGCCCGGCAGTCGCACACCCAGGGGTTGTCATTGAGCCGCAGGTACTGCAGGGCGCGCAGGGGCGCCAGGGCCTCGGCGGGCAGCGCCGAGAGGTTGTTGGCGAACAGGTAGAGCGTCATGAGGCGGCCGAGGTCACGGAAGGCGTGGGGGTGCACGCGGGCCACTCGGTTCTGGTGCAGCAGGAGGCGGTCGAGGCTGTGCAGGCCGCGGAAGGCGCGCTCGGGCACGCCGGGGATGTGGTTGCCATGCAGGAAGAGGTGCGTGAGGTTGCCCAGGTCTCGGAAGGTGTCGTCAGGCAGCGCCTGCAGCCCGTTGTCCTGCAGGTAGAGGTACTGCAGGGCGGCCAGGCCACGGAACAGGCCGGGGCCCAGCTCCTGCAGGCCGCAGCGGTCCAGGTGCAGCGTGTGCAGGCGGCCCAGGCCGCGGAAGGTGGTGGGGTCCACGGCGCGCAGCTGCGCGTTGTCGCTGAggtccagctgctccaggagGGCCAGGCCGGCGAAGGCGGTGGCGTCGATGCGGGTCAGCGCGTTCGAgtgcagccacaagatggtgaggTTGCGGCAGGCGCGAAAAGCGGCGGCCGGCACGTGTGTGATGCGGTTGCCATGCAGGAAGATGCGCTGGCTGGCCGCGGGGATGTCGTCGGGCACGGCCTGGAGGCCCTGCTGAGGGCAGCCTGTTGTCACCTTGGGCTCGTTGTAGCACACGCAGGCGCCCGGGCACGGAGCCGCCACCCGCCACACCTGCAGCCACAGCACCCAGGCCAGCAGCCGGCTCCCTGTGGGCAGAGGAGCGGGCGGTTAGCTGGCAGGGAGCCCTGCGTGGGTGGGGGGTTGTGCCGGAGCCAGGCTGCCCCAGGACATGCTGTCACCCCTGGGAACTCAGGTGCGGTGAGCCCTGCTGTACCTGCCATGTGGAACctgctgggccagtggtcggcaaactcattagccaacagagccaaataccaacagtacagcgatggaaatttcttttgagagccacattttttaaacgtaaacttcttctaacaccacttcttcaacatagactcgcccaggccgtggtggtttgtggaagagccacactcaaggggccaaagagccgcatgtggctcgcgagccgcggtttgccgaccactggcctaacgtAAGTTCCCCGGAAGAGGCTAAGGCCTGGGAGCTGGAGGCCAGTATTCCAACCCCGGTCAGCAATGTGCTCCAAGAGCATGTGCCATCCGGTGACAGCCATCCAGGCAACATCTGGCCGGAGGCACATCAGCGACTCCCGCTTTGGGACCCTGCCCGGCTTGGCGGAGTCCCTGCTGACGGCACTGAGGCCCCGGGGCTCCAAGCCACCAGGGCCCTCCGCCACCGGCCCTCACATGCCGCCTCGGGGTTAGCCAGGTCCTGGCCGGGGCCCTCGTGCAGGCCTCCCGAGACGGACACACACCTGCAGATACCTTCTCGGGCTCCAGCAAGCACAGTCCCGGGGCTTTCCTGCTGTCCCTGGGagccccagccctgtccctggcctgtcccctgccccaccgacccacaggccaggctggggcagaggctcTGGCAAACCCTCGAGGGCCAGACTGGCAGAGTCCTTCCGAGGAGCCCTGAGCTGAGGCTCATGCTCAGGCCTGCCAGGCAGTCAGCTGCTGGGCCCTCTTAGGCTGTCAGAGGGGTGGGGCTGTGGCTCAGactctgtgccctgcccaggctcccggagacactgaggcccagggctgCCCCAATGCTGAGGAGGCCTCCCACCCCAGGGAGCTGTGCTTAATGAGGAAACGGCAGGCACCTGGCCGATCCCCGAGTGGTCCTCCTGTGGGGGCCCGGGGTTCCACCAACTGGGGCCCAGCAACCCTATCACAGGGTCAGGAGGCCGGACGCCTGAGGGCAGGTGGGTCCAGGGCTCAGAAGGGCGAGCCCCCCTCCAGGCAGGCTGCTCCCTCCTCTACACTCACAGCTGCTTCGAGAGCTTCCTGCCTTGGCGTGGAACACCTGCAGTCTCCTCTCAGCCTCGTCTGCTGCCTGATCTCCTCCCCAGGTGAGCAGCTTACTCCTTCCCAGCCCAACAATCCTTGCACAACCCCAGCGGCCCTCGACCCTCCTGCCCAGGCATATTCTCAGCGCGTTCTACTCCAGCCCCAGGGGGCTACACCCCCATTCTTCCTCCCCCACTGAGGGGCCAGGCAGACCTGGGGCCTCACCAGTGAGCTGCACGAGGCAGGTCACTACACCCCTCTGGAGGTGATGCATCCAGCCCTGGTCTCGCCAGCTAAGCTCAGTGCCTATCATCCCCCCATCAGGGCTCCCCTCTTTGAACGCGGAAGGTCCTCTCTGCCTTCAGGAGTGAGTCTATTAAAATGTGACCCCCTCCCCCGGGAGGGTTATGGCTTATCAGCTCACATGTGAGTTATCAGCTAACACCGGCCCCGACAGCGAACACCTTCCTTGGCAGCTAGCTAAGCACGGTATTCTGCAGACACGAGCGGGGCtaagggctggggctggagccaggagggaggaaggggagggccaTAGGCTAGCTTCCCCCACCCCGAGCCATGACCTTGGGGCCCGCCACCCCTGCCGGGTCCTCTCTGCCTGGGCTGGTCCAGACGCTCACCTTAAGCTCAGAGCCTCAGCAAACTGGCATGTACAGTGGTCACAAGGGGTGTGCCCTCCTGGACTCTGGTCCCCAGGTCCTGGATGCCCCCTCCCCACAGTCGGGGGGCCTCCTCTGTCTCCTGTCAGCTGCTGGGGACATGGCAGCCTCAGGACGGGGATCCAGAGAAGCAGGCCGGGCCCAGGATCCCCCCCCAAGCCCTGTGGGCACCCCTCCTGGCTGGCCATGGGCGGGAGGCGGAGGGGCACCCTGGCTGTTGTCTGTTTGCACAGCTGACACCCTCTCCGGCTCTCCTCGCAGAGCCTCCTGGGGAAGCCAGGCCTCGTGATGCCAGCGCCCACCAGCATCTCACCTGCTGTCACGGGTTGTAACTGTGCTAGGAAAACACACTTCCTGTCTCCGAGGCCTCGGTGGAAGGGCAagacctgggtggggggaggggggtgcgggtACTCACCGACCGGGCCAGGCTCTGAACCTCCCTCAGCACCGAGGGCAGGCCACATCATGACTATGTCATGCCACTAACCGCACATGCCACAGACAGGGCACACACCAGCGGCCCGCTATGTCACCAGCCACCCATCATGACCATGCCTGCCATATCACCTGCCCAGTGCCCGTGGCTCCCAGGCCTGCAGCTACGGTTTGTGAACTTGGTTGGTGTCAGGTTCAGCTGACTTCCCCAGAATGGGGGCCGGCTGCTCTGGCCTCCAGCCCTCGCCAGTCTGGGCCCCCAGGAGACTTGAGCTTGGGGCTATATCCAAGCAAGGTTCCCGGGCTTAGCTGCCCCGCCCTGGGAGTGGCTGGCAGAGCGGCCAAgtggcccagccctgccaggaAGTGGGCATCAGGCACAAAGACACGGCTCCATTCTCGCCGAGCCAATTGCTTTCCAGAAACCAACTTCTGAGGCTCCGTCCTTCTGCGCGGACCCTGCTGGCAGCGCCGGAGCGGGTGGTGGGCTCTCTCCTCGCAGCAGCCACAGTAATTGGCTCCAACCCGGCCCCCCTTGGGGCCTGCCCGCTGGTCTCCATGGCAACCCCTCTGCTGAGCAAGCATAAGGGGGCATCTTTTTATGAGATAATCAAACCCAACTTTGCAGTGTGGGTTCATATTCCCAGCAGGGGGTTGGGGATGCCGGAGACCAAGCCAGGAAATGGGAAGGCATCTCCCGACCCCACCCCAGGGGCTGGACCCAGTCACTCCCCTGACCCCTCCAACACCCACTGTGTACTGCCACCCCTAAAAGGCCTCCCCTGTCCTGTCTCCCCATCCCATCCTTCcacctgtcccctcagcctcttcctccaTCCTGTCCTCCGTCTTCCCCGGCCTCTGCGGTCCCCCGCGCCAGGCCTTTCTGGCCTCTAGATCTGCACTCTCGCTGGTCCCATCTGCCCATCAGAGGCCCCAGGCTgcaccctgccccacctgcccactggctgcagcctggtcgcctgcctgccctcagcctcATCTCCCACCTGTGCCAGCCTCACTGGGTCCTGGTGCTCCGTGAGCACCCAGTGCCAGTTTGCCTCCAGGCACGTGTGGTGAGAAAACAGCTCTGGCTCACACACGTGGGAACCACGGCGCACACGAGGAAACAAGACGCTCATAGGAAACCAGATCACAACCCGCCCCTCCAAAGCCCCTGTGGCCGTCGCGACCCCACACCAGGCTGCCAGGCCACCTGAGCCACCCACAAACCCAAACCGGTCCCTGAGCTTTGTGCAAACCCAAACCATGCCTCTCCTGCCATCCCTAAAGCCTATTCTCTTTCCCCAGGCCTCAGTGCAGCGCCCTCCACGTGGAGCGGCTTCTGCCTGAGCCCAGGTCTGGCTCAGAAGCAGTGGGCACAGGGCTTGGTTGGGGGAGGACTGGCCACTCCTGCCTGGGGCAGGGTTAGGACAGTGACCGGATTCTAGTTGGGGCCCCTTCTGTCCGGGCAACCGAATGGAGCTGGAATGACAGCTGAGGAGGCCGTGGAGCCAAAGGCCCCAGAGCCTGGGAGGCATCAGGCCTGGGCGTGGCCCTGCAGGACACCTGCACGGCTCACCCTGCACGGCTCACCCTGGGCAGCGTCTGCACAGCCAAGGTTCCCCTTCATGGTCACTGTGTGGGGACAGGGGGAAAGGGAACCTGGAGAGgtacagggaggggagaggagggaggtggagagaggaggaacagggaggaaaagggaggggagcCAGGAGGGGTAGGAAAATCTGGGGACTCACCACCAGCCGCAGGGCAGCAGCCAGTGGGCAGGTGGCTGCTGAGATCAGCAGCTCAGGAGCAGGATCGCAggcatggccagccagggggcTTTGGTGTGTATCCTGGCCCCCACAACTCCAGGGCcccccagcctgggctgaggTACGCAGGGGTGCAGCTCCCCTGAGGTCCCATGGGaatgcctctgcccccacccagtGAGGCTACAGAGATAGCCCAGGGCTGGTGGTCTTGGAGTCCCAGAACATTGGttcagcatacacacacacacacacacacacacacacacacacaccccgccccggCTTCGACGCTTCCACCCTGCAATGGGGTGGCAGAAACTCCCACCTCAGGGGCTGTTATGAAGGCCCAGCAGCTGGTATAAAAGGTGTGAGTCAGAGCTGCATAAGAATCAATTTTCTTTCCCGTATCAtgagcccatttcacagattaggAAACGGAGGCAGCGAGTCGTTAAGACCTAGAGAAGGTTtaggagcagaggtgggagggcGAAGGAGCTATAGCGCGTCCATCCAGGCCTGAAGAGTGGCCACTGTGTGACCTCGGCAGGAATGGGGCCCAGGCTGTGAGGACGTGGACAGGAGCCAGGGGCACCTGGCTCCCTCTTGTGGCATTGGTGGCTGTGAGGAGGCATCTCTAGGAAGGCTCTGAGCTGttacctgccccccctcccaccccccgggAGGCTGGGGTCAGTAGGCTGTAGAGAGGCTGAGCAGCCAGAGCACAGCCAGGACATCGGTCAGCTCAGGACCCTCTCGAACACCAAAACCATCCGTGAAGGGTCACGGCACCGACCGCAGTTTCTAGGCAGAACAGGAGGCCATGGCTCAGCACACTGAGGCCAGAAATAGCTCCAGGCGGGGGTGGAGCCGGTGGTGTCCACACGCCGCAGAGGGTCAGGGCAGCGCTGTGCTCCCACTCCTGCCCTGTGCCAGCCCTCCACGAACCGATCCTCTGTCTCCCATCTGTCCCCCGCTCGGTCTTCACTCGCTTCTCACACTCGCCACCCACCTTCCGCCCGTCTGGGGCCCGCAGGCCTGTGCATGGGCAGCGTGCATGCTCGATGCATTTCCCAGGCCCTTCCCGGAGTCCAGGTGCCGGCGGGGGAGGAGAATGGAAGCAGCTCCAGTGGGGGGCAGCCCACCctggaaggggggaaggggtgtggctgACACCCCTGCTGCCCGCTGTGCCCTTATTGATCTCAGGGCAGTGGCTGCAGGAGGGGGCCTGGTCCATATGGGCCACGTCACCGCCCTGGCAGGAGGGTGCTGGAGCCAGGGCTGGTCGGTTTCTggccaagctgtgtgcagtggaggaaactgaggccgccTGGGCAGAGCCTGCCCGCTGTCGCACTGAGACTCAGGCTGAGCTGGCAAGACCGGCCTCCTGAATGCGCTCGGGCACAGGTGGAcccagggccagcaggccaggcccaggctggacCCGTCTGTCTGCGAACTCTCCGAGAGGTCTAGCTTATTTACCCATTTTCCAGTTGAGAAAACGgcgttgggtgggggggggggaagccccTTGCTCACAGCCCCAGGGCTAGGAGCGTTCCTAATGTCATGGCGCCAGGCCCATGAGAGGCCTTGATGGGCAGTAAAGGGTTAAagctcccctacccccaccttacCCATCAGCCTCACCTCAAACCCAAGCTCTCTTCTCCCTCAAAATTTCCAGCCAGGGCCACACCTGGGAGGGCAGCCCAAGGCCCCTCTCAGGTCAAGGAAGCTGAGGTcggcgggggaggggcctggcccaCCTGAGAGGTGGAGGCCAGAGGGAACCCCCTGTGACGGAGGCCCCACTCACTCACCCAACCTTCACTCACTTGGCAAAATGCACCAGGTGCTGCGCTGGGCACTGAGGCCCGGGACCCGGATGCAGACCCTGACTTGTGACAGTGTGACCCAGCAGTAGGATGAGCGCAGGCGGCCACCGTGCCGTGTGGCACGTGCCACGTGGGGAATTTCAGGTGTCACAGAACCTCGAGCTGGCTCCAGGTGTCAGAGGATGCCAGGTGAGGAGGCCTAGAGCCCACGGCCAGGGCCAGGGTCCAGGCAGACGGTCTGATGATCAGGATCCGTGGCCTGGAGACTGGGACAAGGCTGGGCGGCTGGCCTGGAAGGCTCTGGAACCTCGCCCTGTCCAGCCCACAGgtctccccctgcccacctcccacggCCATGCACTCCAGGGAGCCCCACGCGAGGGGCTGGTGATACTAGCATCTGGAGGCTCTGCCAGATGAAGATCCGTCCACCCTAGGGACTTGGCCAGCATCCCTTCCCCTCTAGCAGGCCACCAGCACACACCTGCTGCTAATTACCTGGAGAATTCTGTTTCCACAACCAGCTCATCAGTTTCCTGGCTAATTGATTCCGACATCAGAGGACTGAGTCCCCAGAGAGCACTCACGGTAAACCGGCCAGTGGCTGACATGCccctgccctgggggggggggtgaggggggactcAGGAAAGGGGTACTCCTGGTGCTAGGGCCTGGGATCTGCCTTGCTACAcacctgcccccactcccagctGCTCGCCCTGACTCCTTCCCATCGCCAGGGCCAACAATGCTgggtcctgccctcctcccccacccacccatccctcctcttcccaggacCCTGCATCTGCCACCTACACAAAGCGGACCCTTTTTGTGAGGCCCAGAGTGCACGATCTTGTGAGGGCAAAGTGCAGGAGCACACAATCAGGCTGCACACAGTAGGAGAGCACACTCAGAGTGCATGCTACATGAATGCACACTTCGGGTACATACTCGGGCACATGCTATGGGAATGCATACTTGGGGTGCATGCTGTGGGAACACACACTCGGGGTTCACGCTATAGGACCACATACTTGGGGTGCGTGCCAGCGGAGGACACAATAGGAGTGCACTCTCGGGCCTTCTGTTGCCGAGGCCTGGGTGGGTCAGGGCCCAGGGGCCGCGGACAGCAGAGGGGTTGCTGTGgcaaggcggggcggggcggggcaaaCATGGGAGCCCCTCCCAGGCAGCAGGGCTGGTGGAGGAGAAATCAGGAGGGCATACCCTCACGTGCTCTAGAGCCCGCGGCCCTTGTCAAACATCACCGACAAGGCAGGCAGGCGGCCTCGGCTCGAGCAGGATTTATTTGCTACGAAAAGACAAGTGCGGATCTGGGGAGGCCCTTGTCGCGTCGCCCTCTGGGATCAGCCCATCTTGCCTCTCAGCGGCCTGAGATCAGCCCCGGTCTGGGTGGAGCGGCTGGATTGCAGCCCTTC
This region of Eptesicus fuscus isolate TK198812 chromosome 23, DD_ASM_mEF_20220401, whole genome shotgun sequence genomic DNA includes:
- the RTN4R gene encoding reticulon-4 receptor is translated as MKKAPGGGSRLLAWVLWLQVWRVAAPCPGACVCYNEPKVTTGCPQQGLQAVPDDIPAASQRIFLHGNRITHVPAAAFRACRNLTILWLHSNALTRIDATAFAGLALLEQLDLSDNAQLRAVDPTTFRGLGRLHTLHLDRCGLQELGPGLFRGLAALQYLYLQDNGLQALPDDTFRDLGNLTHLFLHGNHIPGVPERAFRGLHSLDRLLLHQNRVARVHPHAFRDLGRLMTLYLFANNLSALPAEALAPLRALQYLRLNDNPWVCDCRARPLWAWLQQFRGSSSELPCSLPRRLAGRDLKRLAAPDLEGCATAAGPSRAIWTGGPADEQLLGLPKCCQPDAADKASVLEAGSPASAGNALKGRVPPGDSPPGNSSGPRHINDSPFGTLPGSAEPPLTALRPQGSEPPGPPTMGPRRRPGCSRKNRTRSQCRLGQAGSGGSGAGDAEGSGALPGLACSLAPLGLALVLWTVLRPC